Proteins from a single region of Palaemon carinicauda isolate YSFRI2023 chromosome 1, ASM3689809v2, whole genome shotgun sequence:
- the LOC137639440 gene encoding probable glutamate receptor gives MTLERECGKRLAMLRRRSNSSPLFVTYVLTGKDFTNVQKAVFAIVHNDDDTKPISVDLWDIYKAAPHFAPKKIFLGKWSSKEWRPSRDGSHQEPSWKEPLPNSEQERMESMPPSLEWKDQQQHDLLPPFFTREPWERRSDLMGLVLRCTTLQVYPYIMYDGVNEDGTVSFDSMRGINGELFHVLKQIMNFTPHCFENVDQTWGSLRDGKWIGMVADLVEDRADIAVSDVDLNYVRSQAIDYPFGWQTGGYSLLMRHDPAIWNARNSYTKEFTWQVWLMVVMFGIILCLSLFYVLRHSPHSEEMRLSEVIWLTVAAFCYTGQWNFNQYSKCL, from the exons ATGACTCTTGAAAGGGAATGTGGCAAGAGACTTGCAATGTTGAGGAGAAGAAGCAATTCTTCGCCATTATTCGTGACTTATGTCTTGACTGGAAAGGATTTTACAAATGTCCAAAAA GCTGTATTTGCAATAGTACACAACGATGACGACACAAAACCGATTTCGGTGGACTTATGGGATATATACAAAGCAGCTCCACATTTTGCACCAAAAAAAATCTTCCTCGGGAAATGGTCATCCAAGGAGTGGAGGCCTTCTCGCGACGGATCTCACCAGGAGCCATCATGGAAGGAACCTCTTCCAAACTCAGAGCAGGAGAGAATGGAAAGCATGCCACCATCCCTCGAGTGGAAAGATCAACAACAACACGATCTTCTTCCTCCTTTCTTCACCAGGGAACCCTGGGAAAGGAGGAGTGACCTGATGGGTCTCGTCCTCCGCTGCACCACACTTCAG GTCTATCCTTATATAATGTATGACGGGGTGAACGAGGACGGAACTGTATCATTCGACAGTATGAGAGGCATAAATGGAGAACTATTCCACGTCTTGAAGCAGATCATGAACTTTAC GCCTCATTGCTTTGAAAATGTCGACCAAACCTGGGGAAGCCTTCGTGATGGGAAATGGATTGGAATGGTGGCAGACCTTGTGGAGGATCGAGCAGATATCGCCGTCTCAGATGTAGATTTAAATTACGTAAGGAGCCAAGCCATTGACTATCCATTCGGATGGCAAACTGGAGG ATATTCTTTGTTGATGAGACATGATCCAGCCATTTGGAATGCCAGGAACAGCTACACCAAAGAATTTACATGGCAAGTTTGGTTAATGGTCGTGATGTTTGGAATCATACTCTGCCTCAGCTTATTTTATGTACTTCGTCATTCTCCCCACAGTGAAGAGATGCGTCTATCAGAAGTCATCTGGTTGACTGTGGCAGCATTTTGCTATACAGGTCAGTGGAATTTCAATCAGTATTCAAAATGTCTCTAA